A window of Notolabrus celidotus isolate fNotCel1 chromosome 11, fNotCel1.pri, whole genome shotgun sequence contains these coding sequences:
- the LOC117822129 gene encoding protein-glutamine gamma-glutamyltransferase 2-like has protein sequence MAVLLSSYLICFPGTDVDQCRLKLVNYEAHENHISHETQGLSKTHLVVRRGKPFKITLMFDGLWNPLIQSLVLEVWLGDMSERIRVQFSDEWSDPLRWTAKIYQSDMNPQSVTIHICSPVLSSVALYDLLLHVETKQYRKSYVVGKFVLLCNPWFKDDPVYMPLDVQTEEYIKSDYGLIYMGTPLNICRRPWSFGQYEPGVLDACLKLLQVSPQHLRDKNQDLIHRADPVYLSRVLCAMVNCNDDLGILLGKWQGSYKHGVNPTEWSGSADILHQWVSSNCSPVRYGQCWVFAAVLCTVMRVLGIPSRVVTVFNAAHDGDGSEKVEEYYTSTGEKLNLSKDSIWNFHVWVECWMRRPDLGSGFDGWQVVDPTPQEKSAGIFCCGPCPVLAVQQHHLTAPFDASFIYASVDADIIRLVVRDGLVVGRTVDTEAVGQLIYTKSMGSDKPENLTPTYKRKKRDQSAGTVRNTARRGQQPLIMMMNTNELGSSCSTAQSSLMGGVAGPSQSFEVSLDIDGVPTVGDSIIMCVTVTNQSNSSRVLMEYLNAQFKEFNNSPQKSFWKTRRKVYIKAGEVLKLNHTIPPSEYEAHLAGDDIVNVAVVMKDIRADKRVLAAQEFSIGSPQITTEIEGGDTIKLKDEHTAQVSFINTFLKTLSGAVLTVEGSGLLEGKHEARMFFLKPGEKIETQVLIMASSPGTKVLMATFSHSSCPNVVSRSFHTVSVMTV, from the exons aTGGCAGTGTTGTTATCATCTTACCTTATCTGTTTTCCAGGCACTGACGTGGACCAGTGCCGGCTGAAGCTGGTCAACTATGAGGCTCATGAGAACCACATCTCCCATGAGACTCAGGGGCTCAGCAAAACGCACCTGGTGGTGCGACGAGGAAAACCGTTCAAAATCACCCTGATGTTCGACGGCCTGTGGAATCCTCTCATCCAGAGCCTGGTCCTGGAGGTTTGGCTAG GCGATATGTCAGAGAGGATTAGAGTCCAGTTCTCTGATGAGTGGTCTGACCCCCTAAGATGGACTGCAAAAATCTACCAGAGTGACATGAATCCTCAGTCAGTCACCATCCACATCTGCTCCCCAGTTCTATCCTCAGTGGCACTCTAcgacctcctcctccatgtggagACCAAACAGTACAGAAAGAGTTACGTAGTGGGAAAATTTGTCCTGCTCTGTAACCCTTGGTTCAAAG ATGACCCAGTGTACATGCCACTTGATGTCCAAACAGAAGAGTACATAAAGAGTGATTATGGGTTAATCTACATGGGCACCCCGTTAAACATCTGTAGACGGCCCTGGTCGTTTGGTCAG TACGAGCCTGGGGTACTGGACGCATGTCTCAAGCTCCTGCAGGTCAGCCCGCAGCACCTTAGAGACAAAAACCAAGACTTAATTCACCGAGCAGACCCTGTGTACCTCAGCAGGGTGCTCTGTGCAATG GTAAACTGTAATGATGACCTGGGGATTTTGCTGGGGAAGTGGCAGGGAAGCTACAAGCATGGTGTGAATCCTACAGAGTGGAGCGGCAGTGCTGACATCCTGCACCAATGGGTCTCTTCCAACTGCAGCCCTGTACGCTATGGACAGTGctgggtctttgctgctgttcTCTGTACAG TGATGAGAGTGCTGGGGATTCCCTCCAGGGTGGTGACAGTTTTTAATGCAGCTCATGATGGAGACGGAAGTGAGAAAGTAGAAGAATATTACACCAGCACAGGGGAAAAGCTCAACCTTTCAAAGGACAGCATCTG GAACTTCCATGTCTGGGTGGAGTGTTGGATGAGGAGACCAGACCTTGGTTCTGGGTTTGATGGCTGGCAGGTGGTGGACCCGACCCCCCAGGAGAAGAGTGCAG ggatctTCTGCTGTGGCCCTTGCCCAGTCCTTGCTGTCCAGCAACATCACCTCACTGCCCCCTTTGACGCTTCGTTCATCTATGCTTCAGTTGACGCCGACATCATCCGTCTGGTTGTACGGGATGGACTGGTGGTGGGGAGGACGGTGGACACTGAGGCAGTGGGACAGCTGATCTACACCAAGAGTATGGGCTCAGACAAACCTGAGAATCTGACACCGAcgtataaaagaaagaaaa GGGATCAATCTGCAGGCACAGTCAGAAACACCGCTAGGAGAG GGCAGCAACCACTTATCATGATGATGAACACAAATG AGCTTGGTTCTTCATGTAGTACTGCACAGTCCAGTCTAATGGGAGGTGTAGCAG GGCCTTCACAAAGTTTTGAGGTTTCTCTGGACATAGACGGGGTGCCAACAGTGGGTGACAGCATCATCATGTGTGTGACGGTCACAAACCAGTCGAACAGCTCCAGGGTCCTGATGGAATACCTCAACGCTCAGTTTAAAGAGTTTAACAACAGCCCACAGAAGAGCTTCTGGAAAACACGCAGAAAAGTGTACATAAAGGCCGGGGAAG TTCTGAAGCTGAACCACACCATCCCTCCCTCTGAGTACGAGGCACACCTGGCTGGTGACGACATCGTGAACGTGGCGGTGGTGATGAAAGACATAAGGGCAGACAAAAGAGTCCTGGCTGCTCAGGAGTTCAGCATCGGCTCACCACAAATAACAACAGAG ATTGAAGGAGGGGACACCATCAAGCTAAAGGACGAGCACACAGCACAAGTTTCCTTCATCAACACGTTTCTCAAAACTCTGAGTGGAGCTGTGCTGACTGTGGAGGGATCAGGCTTGTTAGAGGGAAAACATGAGGCCAG GATGTTTTTTCTAAAGCCCGGTGAAAAGATAGAGACGCAGGTGTTAATCATGGCCTCCTCACCTGGCACTAAAGTCTTGATGGCCACTTTCTCTCACAGCAGCTGCCCCAATGTTGTCTCCAGAAGCTTCCACACAGTGTCCGTCATGACAGTGTGA